A region from the [Limnothrix rosea] IAM M-220 genome encodes:
- the rpmJ gene encoding 50S ribosomal protein L36, giving the protein MKVRASVKKMCDKCRVIRRRGRVMVICSNPKHKQRQG; this is encoded by the coding sequence ATGAAAGTTAGAGCATCTGTAAAAAAAATGTGCGACAAGTGTCGCGTTATACGGCGTAGAGGCCGCGTTATGGTGATCTGTTCTAATCCTAAACATAAGCAACGTCAAGGTTAG
- the infA gene encoding translation initiation factor IF-1, whose translation MSKQDLIEMEGTVTESLPNAMFRVDLDNGFNVLAHISGKIRRNYIKILPGDRVKVELTPYDLTKGRITYRLRKK comes from the coding sequence TTGTCTAAACAAGACTTGATTGAAATGGAGGGAACTGTTACAGAATCTCTGCCAAATGCTATGTTCAGAGTCGATCTAGATAATGGCTTTAATGTTTTGGCTCACATTTCTGGCAAAATTCGTCGTAACTACATCAAAATTCTTCCCGGCGATCGCGTCAAGGTTGAGCTAACGCCTTACGATCTAACGAAAGGGAGAATCACCTATAGACTCCGGAAAAAGTAA
- a CDS encoding adenylate kinase, protein MAKSVKLIFLGPPGAGKGTQASLLAELHKIPHISTGEILRAAIKNKTSLGVKAQGFVDRGELVPDNLILDLIRERLQQPDVSNGWILDGFPRNVAQAEFLEKLLSELDQDCDHALNLEVDDSVLIQRLLGRGRKDDNKSTITRRLDVYREQTAPVIEFYKQRELLVSVNGDQALDDVTSDLQSKISV, encoded by the coding sequence ATGGCTAAAAGCGTAAAGCTTATTTTTCTAGGCCCCCCTGGGGCTGGGAAAGGCACCCAAGCAAGTTTGCTGGCCGAACTTCATAAAATTCCCCATATTTCTACTGGTGAAATTTTGAGAGCGGCGATCAAAAACAAAACGTCTTTAGGGGTTAAAGCTCAAGGTTTTGTTGATCGGGGTGAGTTAGTTCCTGATAATTTAATTCTTGATTTAATTCGTGAGCGATTGCAGCAACCTGATGTTTCTAATGGTTGGATTCTGGATGGTTTTCCTCGTAATGTGGCTCAGGCTGAGTTTTTAGAAAAACTACTATCTGAGTTGGATCAAGACTGTGATCATGCTCTTAATCTTGAGGTTGATGACTCGGTTCTTATTCAGAGATTGCTAGGGCGCGGTCGTAAGGATGACAACAAGTCCACCATTACTCGAAGACTAGATGTTTATCGTGAGCAAACCGCCCCTGTGATTGAATTTTACAAGCAACGTGAATTATTAGTTTCGGTCAATGGTGATCAAGCATTGGACGATGTGACTAGTGATTTGCAATCTAAAATTTCTGTTTAA
- the secY gene encoding preprotein translocase subunit SecY, producing the protein MVVSREKTPTAQETFMQMAQAAGLRGRLLVTLGLLVLVRLGVFIPIPGIDRAELSAGIQNSPFLGFLDVFAGGGLSAVGIFALGILPYINASIIMQLMTAAIPALEDMQKNDGEAGRRKISQIIRYVTVGWAALQSFGITLQILRPYAVDPGFAFVLETTLALTAGSVFVMWISELITEKGLGNGASLLIFVNIVAVLPRTLGNTIEFAQAGGRAVIAKVILLLLVFLVMIIGIVFVQEGTRRIPIVSARRQVGRKLYRERTSYLPLRLNQGGVMPIIFASAVLVLPSSLVGFASGEGTLSNILIGVTNFLQPGRIPYVIVYLTLILFFSYFYASLIVNPVDMSQNLKKMGSSIPGIRPGRATSQYLEKVINRLTLLGAIFLGLVATVPTFVEGATGITTLQGFGATSLLILVGVAIDTAKQIQTYVISQRYEGMVKQ; encoded by the coding sequence ATGGTTGTTAGTCGCGAAAAAACACCGACAGCACAAGAAACTTTTATGCAAATGGCGCAAGCAGCTGGCCTGAGAGGTCGCTTACTTGTCACATTAGGCTTATTAGTGCTTGTTCGTCTTGGTGTTTTTATCCCTATTCCTGGAATAGACCGGGCTGAATTAAGTGCTGGTATTCAGAATTCCCCTTTCCTTGGCTTTTTAGATGTCTTTGCTGGTGGTGGTTTATCTGCTGTAGGTATTTTTGCCCTCGGTATTTTGCCTTACATTAATGCTTCCATCATTATGCAGTTAATGACTGCAGCGATACCCGCTTTGGAAGACATGCAGAAAAATGACGGTGAAGCTGGGCGTCGTAAGATTTCTCAGATTATCCGCTATGTAACTGTTGGCTGGGCAGCACTACAGAGCTTCGGCATTACTTTACAGATACTACGCCCATATGCCGTTGATCCGGGGTTTGCCTTCGTTCTTGAAACAACCTTGGCTTTGACTGCTGGTTCAGTATTCGTAATGTGGATCTCCGAATTAATTACAGAGAAAGGCTTGGGTAATGGTGCTTCGCTATTGATTTTTGTCAATATTGTTGCTGTATTACCTCGTACCCTTGGAAACACAATTGAGTTTGCCCAAGCTGGCGGCAGAGCCGTAATCGCTAAAGTTATTTTGTTGCTTCTAGTCTTCCTTGTAATGATTATCGGCATTGTCTTCGTTCAGGAAGGTACTCGTCGTATTCCTATTGTCTCGGCAAGACGTCAAGTGGGTCGCAAACTTTATAGAGAACGCACAAGTTATTTGCCTTTGCGCCTGAATCAGGGTGGCGTTATGCCAATTATTTTTGCGTCTGCTGTATTGGTTCTACCTTCTTCTCTTGTTGGTTTTGCGTCAGGTGAAGGAACCCTTAGTAATATTTTGATTGGGGTGACCAATTTTCTTCAGCCGGGGAGAATCCCTTATGTCATTGTTTATTTGACATTGATTCTCTTTTTTAGCTACTTTTATGCTTCTTTGATTGTGAATCCAGTGGATATGTCGCAGAATCTGAAAAAAATGGGTTCGAGCATTCCCGGAATACGACCTGGAAGAGCAACAAGTCAGTACTTGGAGAAAGTGATTAATCGTTTGACTTTACTTGGTGCAATATTCTTGGGTTTAGTCGCAACTGTTCCCACTTTTGTGGAGGGCGCAACTGGTATTACTACTTTGCAAGGATTTGGAGCTACTTCACTATTGATTTTAGTTGGTGTTGCAATTGATACGGCAAAGCAAATCCAAACTTACGTGATTTCCCAGCGTTATGAAGGCATGGTGAAACAGTAA